Part of the Arachis hypogaea cultivar Tifrunner chromosome 6, arahy.Tifrunner.gnm2.J5K5, whole genome shotgun sequence genome, aaccgggttttacagtcTGTGtctctaaggtagcgtttgttttgaggtactgagacagagactgataAACTGAGACttagtatcgtgtttgttagttcagagactggtactaaaatttctgtctatctctaaaattttagtatttcagtacttccaaaaagtagggacacaagagactgaaatttttagagatggagactgaaactttaataacattttatacctaaaatactttcatttcaattaattaattccaattttaccctttgtgcaaattaaattagagtttcattcttgtttcaatttttctctcccattttgcaccaaacaaaatactgagatttatttcaatccctgtctcttagtctctatctctcagtctcagtctttccgtctctgtctctccaccaaacaccACCTAAGAGTCTTGTTAATCGATTCTAGTGTTGAAAGTTTTGCAATCACTATTAGAAAACTAACTATCAAATGACCTTGTAGATAGCTCAGTTGTTAGTAAAATTTTGTTGatcatcttttaaaaaattttttaaatatatcggtattttaataaattttaactgttaattttaattatatatattatatattttttataattaaagttAACGGTTAAAAATTACTGAAAGATCAATATATTAATacgcttaaaattttttttatccttcATTGTTAAAATTTGACTAACTTTACCGACGACTTGTGGCCATCGATAATTATTTAACAACAACTGAGTTGTCTATAAAGAAtgactatttaattatttaaaaaattataattatactatcattgttaatattaataaatgataatttattttttatttacaaacgaCCTAGTCATTAATAATgtccaatatattttattttttattatgctttattgatcaaaatttaaaaaattataaatataaataattatatttatttatcactaacaaaaaataatataaatgggTGGTCATTAACTAACAAATACAAATACATCATAATATACTTGTCACTAACTAACAAATACATCATAAATACTCCTCATCGAAATGGACGCTCAATGCTGAAAGGTGGTCGTCTAGGTGGAGAGAAGAAGAAATACTTGTATGGTTTGTTGGTTTGGGAAGAGGAATGGACTTGCATTCCACAGGGTATTCAAAAGAAGAATAGAGATTTACAAGGGCGAAACTAGACTAACTATTTAGGGtagtatttaataatttattaaaaatattttatattattatttctattgataaaattaaaaaaataaatatataatctcaATTAAAGtaagataataatataattgaaaattATCATTTACAGTTTCATATCATAAAAAGGTTATTtgacgttttttttttattttcaaaattgaatttgtGTCGAAAATAACTGCTAATTCATTTTCTATATAGATGACCAAATTGTTTGCAAAAAATTCATCAGCTATCTTACTTCGGAGTCTTGTCTTAATAATTTTCATTGCTGAAAAAACTCTTTCTGTTTTTCACTGTAGACACTGGTAGAGTCAAAACAAGACGTATTAATCTATCAACCATGTGATAAGTTCTTGATTTTTCCATTTCTTGCAACTTGTTGCACAATTCAAAAAGTGTACTAACGCCTTTTCAAATGATTTGGTATATCATGTTGATAATGTTGCAACtgagatttcaaaatatttagtTCATTAGAAGAAAAGTCAAGGGGATAAAACTTCTCTGCTAACTTGTTAATTTCTTCAATATTAAATGATTTGAAATTGTCCTTAGGATCCAAAGCACAACTCAAAGTCAAAAGCTCTATTGTTTGCTCATGAAATCTACTATTCAACTCTTGTATTTGAGAGTCAATTGTTGCCAAGAATACGTCTATTCGATAATGATGCTCAACTGTCGCACTTGGTTGACGAGATCGACTTCTTCCAAAAACATATTGTGCACTCATATTAGGGACTTCAATTTCATGCttttcacaaaaatatttaaCATTTACAAGAAAATTGCACCATCCACCATCTCTTAATTGTTGAAGAAGTAACTTTGATGTAGAAACAATATGCATTGCATTAAGAATATCTTGAGATTGTTGTTGCAGTGCTTGGCAAAGAACATTAGTGATTCCCATAATCTCTTTCATCAAGTGCAAAgtgaaaacaaattcaaatgacaataatattttactaacaccATAAGCCTCACCTCTTTGTGCATAAGTTGTCCCGTCTTCAATGATATTATTGAGAATAATATTGGTAGCAGTAAATATTTTTACCAAActgcaaatagaattaaagtaGAGCTCCATCGAGTATCCCAACTCTTTGTAAAGTGCTTATTTGATTTGCACCTTTGCCTGTTTCTAATTCATTTTGAGCAACCAAGTTTGCATTTTCAATTGCTTGAACTTCTTGTAATTGATCATGTCTTTTTGAAGAAGCACTAACAATAGTGACAATAAAGTTTAATTGagtaaaaaattcatgaatttgaagtaCCTCTCTTGAAGCTGCCACCAATGCTAATTGTAACCTATGAGCAAAACAATAAACATAATATGCTTGTGGAGAATCTttaaaaaacaaagcttgcaaaccATTCCACTCACCCCGCATGTTGCTAGCACCATCATACCCTTGACCCCTAATATTTTCAACTTGGAGATTATAACGAGAAAGGACAGAAATCAATTCTTTCTTTAAAGTTGTTGCACAAGTTTCAGTGACATGCACAAGATCAAAGAATTTCTCTTTAACAAAACCATCTAGAGTAACAAATCTCAAAACAATGGCCCATTTGCTCCTTTTTAGATTCATCTCTAGCTTCATcaacaataatacaaaatttgGCATCTCCAATCTCTTCTCTAATTAAATTTCTCACCTTAGTAGCAAGAATATATAGAATTTCTTTTTGGACATCATTTGAAGTATACTTAgcattttttggacaaaaaattctttttcactctttcattgtaagatcccaaaaatttcaatatttctaAAAAGTTACCTTTGTTGCTTGAACTTTGGCTTTCATCATGTCCTCTGTATGCGCAACCTTGAAATGTCAACCATCTAATGCAATTTATAGATGCTTCTAGTCGAATTCGATTCTTTTCAATCTCTTCTGATGTTTGCTTATGAAGAAGTCTGTCGATATGTTGTGATTGTTTCATCAAATATCACATGATTTCAGCGCCTTATGATGGAATGAGTTGGGACCTTTGCCAATGTGATTCAAAAGTGCACATTCTTTTCCACtatttactttcttccaattaCTGAAACCATTCTCAATAA contains:
- the LOC140173729 gene encoding uncharacterized protein, producing the protein MNLKRSKWAIVLRFVTLDGFVKEKFFDLVHVTETCATTLKKELISVLSRYNLQVENIRGQGYDGASNMRGEWNGLQALFFKDSPQAYYVYCFAHRLQLALVAASREVLQIHEFFTQLNFIVTIVSASSKRHDQLQEVQAIENANLVAQNELETGKGANQISTLQRVGILDGALL